In one Alkalinema sp. FACHB-956 genomic region, the following are encoded:
- a CDS encoding adenylate kinase → MNKVAVFGNAGGGKSTLSKRLAEMTGLPMVALDLLKYQPGGGEVPYEEYKAAHDQLLQKDQWIIDGYGSLDTVWERLEVADTLVYVDMPVLQHYWWVTKRFLKGFLVPPENWPKNSPLLKGTLNSYYTVWLCHKKLTPQYREYVQKAKASKRVYHLQSPQHVKEFYQAIKIERAK, encoded by the coding sequence GTGAATAAAGTTGCTGTGTTTGGTAATGCTGGAGGTGGGAAGTCTACTCTCAGTAAACGTTTAGCAGAAATGACAGGTTTGCCTATGGTCGCTTTAGATCTTCTGAAGTATCAACCTGGCGGTGGCGAAGTTCCCTACGAAGAATATAAAGCTGCTCATGATCAACTCCTCCAGAAAGACCAATGGATCATTGATGGATATGGATCATTAGATACGGTATGGGAACGACTGGAGGTTGCAGATACCTTGGTCTATGTGGATATGCCAGTTCTCCAGCACTATTGGTGGGTAACGAAGCGATTCTTGAAAGGCTTTCTAGTGCCACCAGAAAATTGGCCTAAGAATAGTCCGCTCTTGAAGGGTACGCTAAACAGTTATTATACGGTTTGGCTATGCCATAAGAAGCTGACTCCACAGTATCGAGAGTACGTGCAGAAAGCTAAGGCAAGTAAGCGGGTTTATCATCTTCAGTCCCCTCAGCACGTAAAAGAGTTCTACCAAGCTATCAAAATAGAACGTGCAAAATAA